In Shewanella sp. GD04112, the sequence TGCCCGTGGGCGGCGTGACCGATGTTTTATCCTTTGGCGGCGAGGTGCGTCAGTATCAAGTACAGGTCGACCCTAACAAGTTGCGAGCCTATGGTTTATCGATGGCGCAGGTGAGCGAGGCGCTTGAGAGCAATAACCGCAATGCTGGTGGCTGGTTTATGGACCAAGGTCAGGAGCAATTGGTGGTGCGGGGTTATGGCATGTTACCCGCGGGTGAAGCTGGGCTTGCCGCGATCGCTCAAATTCCGATGACAGAAGTGCGTGGCACGCCGGTGCGAGTGGGCGACATTGCTAAGGTCGATTTTGGCAGTGAGATCCGTGTAGGGGCCGTGACTATGACGCGCCGCGATGAAGCGGGTCAGGCGCAAGACTTGGGCGAAGTGGTGGCGGGCGTGGTGCTTAAGCGCATGGGCGCCAACACTAAGGCGACGATTGATGATATCAATGCGCGGATTAATCTGATTGAGCAGGCGCTACCCAAGGGCGTGTCCTTCGAAGTGTTTTACGACCAAGCGGACTTAGTGGATAAGGCCGTTACCACAGTGCGCGATGCGCTGTTGATGGCCTTTGTGTTTATCGTGGTGATCTTGGCACTGTTCCTTGTGAATATCCGCGCCACCCTGTTGGTGCTGCTGTCTATCCCAGTATCCATCGGTTTGGCGCTGATGGTGATGTCTTACTATGGCCTGTCTGCCAACTTGATGTCCCTCGGCGGGTTAGCGGTGGCCATTGGTATGTTGGTCGATGGTTCTGTGGTGATGGTTGAGAATATTTTCAAACATTTAACTCAGCCAGATCGCCGCCATTTAGCCCAGGCGAGAAGCCGCGCGGATGGCGAAGTCGATCCATACCATGGCGATGAGGATGGTAGTGCTCACGCTGTAGAAGCGGATAACAACATGGCCGTGCGCATCATGCTGGCGGCGAAAGAGGTTTGCAGTCCGATCTTCTTCGCGACCGCCATCATCATTGTGGTGTTTGCGCCGCTATTTGCGCTGGAAGGGGTTGAGGGCAAGTTGTTCCAACCTATGGCGGTCAGCATTATTTTGGCGATGATTTCCGCCTTACTGGTGGCCTTGATTGCCGTGCCTGCATTGGCGGTTTATCTGTTTAAGCGTGGCGTTGTGCTGAAGGAGAGCGTCGTCTTAGCACCCTTGGACTCTGCCTATCGCAAGCTGCTGAGTGCAACCCTTGCTAGGCCGAAGTTGGTGATGATCAGTGCGCTGCTGATGTTTGCAATGAGTATGGTATTGCTACCAAGGCTGGGCACTGAGTTTGTGCCCGAACTAGAAGAAGGCACCATCAACCTGAGGGTGACGCTGGCACCGACCGCGAGCCTTGGCACCTCCTTAGATGTGGCACCAAAGCTTGAGGCTATGCTGCTGGAATTCCCCGAGGTGGAATATGCCTTGAGCCGTATCGGTGCGCCCGAATTAGGCGGCGATCCTGAACCCGTCAGCAATATCGAAGTCTATATCGGCCTTAAACCCATCGAAGAATGGCAATCGGCTAGTTCGCGTTTGGAGCTGCAACGGCTGATGGAGGAAAAGCTCAGTGTCTTCCCCGGACTGCTGTTGACCTTCTCACAACCGATTGCGACGCGGGTCGATGAGTTGCTCTCTGGGGTAAAGGCACAGTTAGCGATTAAGCTTTTTGGCCCCGATTTAGACGTCTTATCTGAAAAGGGACAAGTGCTCACCGATCTGGTGGCAAAAATCCCTGGTGCTGTGGATGTGTCCCTCGAGCAGGTGAGTGGGGAGGCGCAACTTGTGGTGCGGCCAGACCGCGCACAACTTGCCCGCTATGGCATCAGTGTCGACCAAGTGATGTCGCTGGTCAGCCAAGGGATTGGTGGCGCCAGCGCCGGACAGGTCATCGACGGTAACGCGAGATACGACATCAATTTGCGCCTCGCTGCCGAGTATCGCAGCAGCCCGGATGTGATTAAGGATTTACTCCTTAGCGGCAGCAATGGCGCCACTGTGCGGTTAGGCGAAGTGGCCAGTGTTGAGGTGGAAATGGCGCCGCCGAATATTCGCCGTGATGATGTGCAGCGCCGCGTGGTGGTGCAAGCTAACGTGGCGGGGCGGGACATGGGATCTGTGGTCAAAGATATCTATGCGCTAGTGCCTCAGGCCGATTTGCCCGCGGGATATACAGTGATAGTGGGTGGTCAGTATGAAAATCAGCAGAGGGCACAACAAAAGCTGATGTTGGTGGTGCCAGTCTCCATAGCTCTGATTGCCTTGCTGTTGTACTTCTCCTTTGGCGCGGTGAAGCAGGTCTTATTGATCATGGCGAACGTTCCTCTGGCATTGATCGGCGGTATCGTGGCGCTGTTTGTCAGCGGCACTTATCTGTCAGTGCCAAGCTCCATCGGTTTTATCACGCTGTTTGGGGTAGCGGTGCTCAATGGCGTGGTGTTAGTGGACTCGATTAACCAGCGCAGGCAGAGCGGCGAGTCGCTCTATGACTCGGTTTACGAAGGCACAGTTGGCCGTTTACGCCCCGTGCTGATGACGGCCTTGACCTCGGCCTTGGGTTTGATCCCCATCTTAGTGTCATCGGGTGTGGGCAGTGAAATCCAAAAGCCACTGGCGGTGGTGATTATCGGCGGGCTGTTTAGCTCTACGGCACTGACCTTATTAGTGTTGCCGACCCTGTATCGTTGGTTATATCGCCACGATAAGTCGTCAGCTTAGTGGGATGCTGAGCCTTGACCTCATTTTGTGGCAAGGCTCAATGTTAAAGTTAAAAATCAGTGAGCTATCGTGCGCGATCTAGGCTAGGCTTAGCTCTGGTATTAAGGATTACTATCTTTGGAGAGCATTATGATCGCAGTCATTTTTGAAGTCGTGCCCACGAAAGAAGGCAAGGAAGAATATCTGCACGTGGCAGCCGAAATGCGCCAATATTTAGAAGGGCGTCAGGGGCTGATTTCAATTGAACGGTTTCAGAGCTTAACCGACGATGGCAAGGTGCTGAGCCTGTCGTTTTGGGATGATATGGCTTCTATTACCCAATGGCGTAATCAAATGGCCCACAGCATTGCTGAGCAATCCGGCATTGTGCCTTGCTTATTTAACTCTTATCGCATCCGCGTTGCCGAAGTGGTGCAAGACTATAGCGAAACAGTGCACGACGTGCCCGAGTAAGCTAAGCGCTTGCATAAAAACAAAACCCATCGAAGTCGATGGGTTTTTTATTGCAATCAATCGGATAAAAAATAGCGTTAGCTTACTTTTCTTGCTGCGCTTTAAGCAGATCGCGGATCTCAGATAACAGCTCTTGATCTTTGGTCGGCGCTGGTGGCGCTTTCGGCGCTTCTTCCTGTTTGCGTTTTAGGCTGTTAATGGCTTTTAAGCCCATAAAAATCGCGAAGGCGATAATGGTAAAGTCGATAATGGTTTGGATAAATTTACCGTAAGCAATCACCACCGCTGGCGCATCGCCCTGGGCGGCTTGCAACACTATGCTCAGGTCGCTGAAATTCACGCCACCTAAGATGATCCCAATTGGCGGCATAATAATATCGGCCACAAAGGATGAGACTATCTTGCCAAAAGCGGCACCGATGATAATACCCACCGCCATATCGATCACATTGCCACGGGACGCAAAAGCCTTGAACTCTTTAATTAAGCTCATTAGGTTTCCTCCGAAATTAAAAATGAAATGTTAAATTTTATTGTGTTAACTGTATCAGGAAAACCTAAGGGTCTTTTGCTGCCTGTTACCTTGCCAAGCTTATAGGGGCTTAAGGATTAAGGCAATTCTGACATTCTGGATTTATCCTTCATCGGCTAATTTCAGCTCAGCAAGGTTACAATTGTTAAGTCGAACGAGAGTTATTGGGTTCTTGCTGGCCGATAAATTCCGGCACTTCTAATACCTGTGAACCCCAGCGTTTGAACAGGGCGGTATAAATAAACTCGATAAAGACACGGTATTTGCGCGGCAAATACGCCCGTTTGGGATAGCTGAGTACCACTTTGGTTTGCACCATAGGGTAATCGTCGAGGAGTGGCACTAAATAACCTTTCTCTATCGCCTCCTGCGCAATAATCGATGGCACGGCCGTAATGCCAAGCCCCGCAATGGCGGCTTCGCGGGCAATAGTGACATTGTTTACTGTTAGCTGCGTGACGGGTTCAATTACCACCCAAGACTGGCCATCAAACAGCTTCCACGCCCCTTCAATATGCGCCGACTGTAAGCGAATCGCTTTATGCTTGGCTAAGTCCTGCGGCACTTTTGGGGTGCCATGTTCGGCTAAATAACTTGGGCTTGCCATCAATGATTTGTAGGCGTTAACTAAGGAATAACTCTGCAGGCGAGTATCGCTCGAGTCGGCGATTTGGAATAACAAATCGATGCCTTCTTCTATCACATCCACCTTGCGGTTAGTGAGCTCAGCCTCAATGGTGATATCGGGATAAAGGGTTAAAAACTGGGCGAAGATAGGCCCGAGGAACAATTGGCCTAATTCGATGGGGCACACTATTTTTAGGTTGCCTTTAATCAATTGCTGATGGGCGCTGAGTTGATTTTCGGCGCTCTGCAGATCGCTCAAGATCTTATTGATCCGATTGTAGTAACTTGATCCCGCCTCGGTGAGTTTGAGGGCGCGGGTCGTGCGGAATAACAATTGGGTGCCAGTATCTGACTCTAGTTCGGCAATCTTGCGACTGACGGTGGCCTTAGTTAAGCCTAGGGCCTTGGCGGCCCCAGTAAAGCTGCCTTGCTCGACGACTTGGGCAAATATCTGCACACGATTGAGATCCATGATTGTTACACCTGTGAAACAGTGGGTTGATTTTTAACTATCTAATAAACGTGATGAGACAGTAGTACACTAGCACTCACTAATCAAGGAGTCATTCATGTCCAAAAGTAAGCTCATCATCGCCGTTCCACTGATACTCGCCGCTGTCGCGGGGGGCGGCTATTACTGGTGGACGCAAGTACGTTTTATCGAAACCACTGACAACGCCTATGTTGAGGCCGATATTTCCCATGTGAGCGTGAAGGTCCCGGGTTATGTGGTGTTATCCGATGTGACCGATAACCAGCATGTGCGTAAGGGGGAGTTATTGGCGCAGCTTGAGGATAACCAGTTTAGCGCCAAAGTCAGCCAAGCCGAGGCGTCACTCGCCAGTGCTAAGGCCGATCTGCAAACCTTAGCCGCTAAGGTGGAATTGCAGCACGCGTTGATCAGTCAAGCGAGTGCGGGCGTGGTTGCGGCGCAGGCCGACAAACTGCGTGCCGAGCAACAGTTAAGCCGAGCTAAAAAGTTAAAAGTCAGCAACTACAGCTCACAGGACGATGTCGACCAATTACAAGCCGGTTTTGATTCTGCCGCCGCTGGGCTGGATGAAGCCAAGGCACTGTTAGTGGCTAAAGAGCGTGAGCTCGCCGTATTTAATGCCCAGCTGAATCAGGCTGGTTCTGTGGTTGAACAGTCGAATGCGGCATTGGAGCTGGCTAAAATTCAGCTTAATGATACCCGTGTGACCGCGCCTTTCTCTGGGGTGATTGGTAAACGCGGCGCTATGGTGGGGCAATACGTGCAGCCCGGCCAGGCACTCTACAGTTTGGTTCCGGATGGGGCTGTGTGGATCACGGCGAACTTTAAAGAAACCCAAATCCAACATATGCAGCCCGGACAGTCGGTGCAGGTCAGTCTCGATGCGTTTCCCGACAAAACCTTTACAGGTGTTATCGATAGTCTGTCACCGGCGTCCGGAGCCAAATTTAGTCTGCTGCCCGCCGAAAATGCCACGGGTAATTTCACGAAAATCGTACAACGTATTCCTGTGCGGATCCGTTTAGATCTCTCAGAAGAGGTGCGTGTCGTCCCCGGTTTAAGTGCCGTGGTCAAGGTCGATACTGCGTCGTATCCGACGACAGCCATCGCTGCTAACGTCGGTCGCTAAGTGGGTCGTTAACATGAGCACAATTGCTGCGGCACCTGAGGCGATCGCCGCGGGGGCTACACCGAGCGAATATGAGCGCGGTAGTCGCCGTTCGTGGATTGCCGTTTTCGGTGGTTTGATTGGCGCCTTTATGGCGATCCTCGATATTCAAATCACCAATGCCTCGATGAAGGAAATCCAAGGCAGTCTCGGCGCGACGCTGGAGGAAGGCAGTTGGATTTCAACGGCTTATCTTGTTGCCGAGATGATTGCGATCCCGCTCTCGGGCTGGTTAAGCACTGGGCTTTCGGTCAGACGTTATCTGCTGTGGACCACTGCTGCCTTTATCTTTGCCTCTATCCTGTGTTCGATTTCGTGGAACCTTGAGGCCATGATCGCCTTTCGGGCGTTGCAGGGCTTCTTTGGTGGCGCGCTGATCCCACTGGCCTTTCGACTGATCTTAGAATTTTTACCCGAGAATAAACGTGCTGTGGGTATGGCGTTATTCGGGGTGACTGCGACGTTTGCACCCTCGATTGGCCCAACCCTAGGCGGTTGGTTAACTGAGCATTTTAGTTGGCATTACCTGTTTTATATCAACGTGCCGCCCGGA encodes:
- a CDS encoding efflux RND transporter permease subunit, which encodes MLQKAIEAAIKNRLLVVLALLAVVAAGVAMLPKLNLDAFPDVTNVQVTINTAAEGLAAEEVEKLISYPVESAMYALPAVTEVRSLSRTGLSIVTVVFAEGTDIYFARQQVFEQLQAAREMIPSGVGVPEIGPNTSGLGQIYQYILRADPSSGINAAELRSLNDYLVKLIMMPVGGVTDVLSFGGEVRQYQVQVDPNKLRAYGLSMAQVSEALESNNRNAGGWFMDQGQEQLVVRGYGMLPAGEAGLAAIAQIPMTEVRGTPVRVGDIAKVDFGSEIRVGAVTMTRRDEAGQAQDLGEVVAGVVLKRMGANTKATIDDINARINLIEQALPKGVSFEVFYDQADLVDKAVTTVRDALLMAFVFIVVILALFLVNIRATLLVLLSIPVSIGLALMVMSYYGLSANLMSLGGLAVAIGMLVDGSVVMVENIFKHLTQPDRRHLAQARSRADGEVDPYHGDEDGSAHAVEADNNMAVRIMLAAKEVCSPIFFATAIIIVVFAPLFALEGVEGKLFQPMAVSIILAMISALLVALIAVPALAVYLFKRGVVLKESVVLAPLDSAYRKLLSATLARPKLVMISALLMFAMSMVLLPRLGTEFVPELEEGTINLRVTLAPTASLGTSLDVAPKLEAMLLEFPEVEYALSRIGAPELGGDPEPVSNIEVYIGLKPIEEWQSASSRLELQRLMEEKLSVFPGLLLTFSQPIATRVDELLSGVKAQLAIKLFGPDLDVLSEKGQVLTDLVAKIPGAVDVSLEQVSGEAQLVVRPDRAQLARYGISVDQVMSLVSQGIGGASAGQVIDGNARYDINLRLAAEYRSSPDVIKDLLLSGSNGATVRLGEVASVEVEMAPPNIRRDDVQRRVVVQANVAGRDMGSVVKDIYALVPQADLPAGYTVIVGGQYENQQRAQQKLMLVVPVSIALIALLLYFSFGAVKQVLLIMANVPLALIGGIVALFVSGTYLSVPSSIGFITLFGVAVLNGVVLVDSINQRRQSGESLYDSVYEGTVGRLRPVLMTALTSALGLIPILVSSGVGSEIQKPLAVVIIGGLFSSTALTLLVLPTLYRWLYRHDKSSA
- a CDS encoding antibiotic biosynthesis monooxygenase; the protein is MIAVIFEVVPTKEGKEEYLHVAAEMRQYLEGRQGLISIERFQSLTDDGKVLSLSFWDDMASITQWRNQMAHSIAEQSGIVPCLFNSYRIRVAEVVQDYSETVHDVPE
- the mscL gene encoding large-conductance mechanosensitive channel protein MscL, whose translation is MSLIKEFKAFASRGNVIDMAVGIIIGAAFGKIVSSFVADIIMPPIGIILGGVNFSDLSIVLQAAQGDAPAVVIAYGKFIQTIIDFTIIAFAIFMGLKAINSLKRKQEEAPKAPPAPTKDQELLSEIRDLLKAQQEK
- a CDS encoding LysR family transcriptional regulator, whose product is MDLNRVQIFAQVVEQGSFTGAAKALGLTKATVSRKIAELESDTGTQLLFRTTRALKLTEAGSSYYNRINKILSDLQSAENQLSAHQQLIKGNLKIVCPIELGQLFLGPIFAQFLTLYPDITIEAELTNRKVDVIEEGIDLLFQIADSSDTRLQSYSLVNAYKSLMASPSYLAEHGTPKVPQDLAKHKAIRLQSAHIEGAWKLFDGQSWVVIEPVTQLTVNNVTIAREAAIAGLGITAVPSIIAQEAIEKGYLVPLLDDYPMVQTKVVLSYPKRAYLPRKYRVFIEFIYTALFKRWGSQVLEVPEFIGQQEPNNSRST
- a CDS encoding HlyD family secretion protein, which gives rise to MSKSKLIIAVPLILAAVAGGGYYWWTQVRFIETTDNAYVEADISHVSVKVPGYVVLSDVTDNQHVRKGELLAQLEDNQFSAKVSQAEASLASAKADLQTLAAKVELQHALISQASAGVVAAQADKLRAEQQLSRAKKLKVSNYSSQDDVDQLQAGFDSAAAGLDEAKALLVAKERELAVFNAQLNQAGSVVEQSNAALELAKIQLNDTRVTAPFSGVIGKRGAMVGQYVQPGQALYSLVPDGAVWITANFKETQIQHMQPGQSVQVSLDAFPDKTFTGVIDSLSPASGAKFSLLPAENATGNFTKIVQRIPVRIRLDLSEEVRVVPGLSAVVKVDTASYPTTAIAANVGR